A genome region from Eretmochelys imbricata isolate rEreImb1 chromosome 8, rEreImb1.hap1, whole genome shotgun sequence includes the following:
- the GPSM2 gene encoding G-protein-signaling modulator 2 isoform X2, with protein MEASCLELALEGERLCKAGDCRAGVSFFEAAVQVGTEDLKTLSAIYSQLGNAYFYLHEYAKALEYHHHDLTLARTIGDQLGEAKASGNLGNTLKVLGNFEDAIVCCQRHLDISRELNDKVGEARALYNLGNVYHSKGKNVACAGTHDPGELPDEVKAALQKAAGYYEENLTIVTELGDRAAQGRAYGNLGNTHYLLGNFRNAVIAHEQRLLIAKEFGDRAAERRAYSNLGNAYIFLGEFETASEYYKKTLQLARQLKDRAVEAQACYSLGNTYTLLQDYEKAIDYHLKHLTIAQELNDRIGEGRACWSLGNAYTALGNHDQAMHFAEKHLEISREVGDRSGELTARLNLSDLQMVLGLSYSTNNSVMSEIHAVDNSLNGARSRVGRRHSMENMELMKLTPEKIQNWNSDILAKQKPLVAKPSAKLHFVNRLKGKKYKNGTSSKVLQDASNSIDHRLPSSQRKNSPDMTGDEGFFDLLSRFQSNRMDDQRCCFQEKSRMTAAASSSTPSKTMRKSFSTSMVSPHTDEFLDLLASSQSRRLDDQRANFSNLPGLRLNQHNSQSVLGHLVASNNRESDDDFFDILIKCQGSRLDDQRCAPPSTATKGPTVPDEDFFSLILRSQAKRMDEQRVPLPSSTKRPNPIKDF; from the exons ATGGAAGCTTCCTGTCTGGAGCTGGCTTTGGAAGGCGAGCGACTGTGTAAAGCAGGAGATTGTCGAGCTGGCGTGTCTTTCTTTGAAGCTGCAGTTCAGGTTGGAACAGAAGATCTAAAAACACTTAGTGCTATTTACAGTCAGCTAGGCAATGCTTATTTCTACCTGCATGAATATGCAAAAGCCCTGGAATACCACCACCATGATTTAACCCTTGCAAG GACCATTGGAGATCAACTAGGTGAAGCTAAAGCTAGTGGTAATTTGGGAAACACCTTAAAGGTGCTTGGGAATTTTGAAGATGCTATTGTTTGTTGTCAAAGGCACCTAGATATTTCCAGAGAGCTTAATGACAAG GTTGGAGAAGCAAGAGCACTTTATAATCTTGGAAATGTGTATCACTCCAAAGGGAAAAATGTAGCCTGTGCTGGGACTCATGATCCAGGGGAACTTCCAGATGAAGTAAAGGCTGCATTACAAAAAGCTGCAGGTTATTATGA GGAAAACTTGACAATAGTGACAGAGTTGGGTGATAGAGCAGCCCAGGGACGTGCGTATGGAAATCTGGGAAATACACATTACCTTCTAGGCAACTTCAGGAATGCTGTTATAGCCCATGAACAG CGTCTCCTAATTGCAAAAGAATTTGGTGATAGAGCTGCTGAAAGAAGAGCATACAGCAATCTTGGAAATGCCTACATATTCTTGGGCGAATTTGAAACAGCTTCTGAATACTACAA GAAGACACTACAACTGGCTCGACAGCTTAAAGACAGAGCTGTGGAAGCACAGGCTTGTTACAGTCTTGGAAATACATACACTTTGCTCCAAGACTATGAAAAAGCAATTGACTATCATCTGAAGCACCTTACAATCGCTCAGGAACTGAATGATAG AATTGGTGAAGGAAGAGCATGCTGGAGTTTAGGAAATGCGTACACAGCATTAGGAAATCATGATCAAGCTATGCACTTTGCAGAAAAGCATTTAGAAATTTCAAGAGAG GTAGGGGATAGAAGTGGAGAATTAACAGCTAGACTTAACCTCTCAGATCTTCAAATGGTGCTTGGTCTAAGCTACAGCACAAACAACTCCGTGATGTCAGAAATCCATGCTGTAGATAATAGTTTGAATG GTGCAAGATCCAGAGTAGGACGCCGTCACAGTATGGAAAACATGGAACTTATGAAATTAACACCTGAAAAG ATTCAGAACTGGAACAGTGACATTCTTGCGAAGCAGAAACCCCTGGTTGCCAAACCTTCAGCAAAGCTGCACTTTGTAAATCGATTAAAAGGCAAAAAGTACAAAAATGGCACATCCTCCAAAGTTCTGCAGGATGCTAGTAATTCTATTGATCATCGACTTCCAAGCTCTCAGAGG AAAAACAGTCCTGATATGACTGGAGATGAAGGGTTCTTTGACTTGCTGAGCCGGTTTCAAAGCAATAGGATGGATGATCAGAGATGCTGTTTCCAGGAGAAGAGCAGAATGACAGCTGCAGcatcctcctccaccccatctaaaacaatgagaaaat CCTTCTCTACTTCCATGGTCTCACCACACACTGATGAATTTTTAGATCTACTTGCAAGCTCACAGAGCCGCCGCCTAGATGATCAACGAGCCAACTTTAGCAATTTACCTGGGCTTCGTCTCAATCAGCACAACAGTCAGTCAGTCCTTGGCCACCTAGTGGCTAGCAACAACAGAGAATCAGATGATGACTTCTTTGATATCTTAATAAAATGTCAA